From a single Stomoxys calcitrans chromosome 4, idStoCalc2.1, whole genome shotgun sequence genomic region:
- the LOC106080382 gene encoding peroxiredoxin 1, which yields MPKLQKPAPQFKGTAVVKGVFKDISLEDYKGKYVVLFFYPLDFTFVCPTEIIAFSDRAAEFRNIGCEVIACSTDSQYTHLAWINTPRKQGGLGEMDIPLLADKSMKIARDYGVLDEDTGIPFRGLFIIDKNQVLRQKTINDLPVGRNVDETLRLVQAFQFTDEHGEVCPANWKPGQKTMVADPKKSQEYFAAAS from the coding sequence ATGCCTAAATTGCAAAAGCCAGCTCCCCAATTCAAAGGCACCGCCGTTGTCAAGGGTGTCTTCAAGGATATCTCTTTGGAGGATTACAAAGGCAAATATGTTGTGTTGTTCTTCTATCCCTTGGACTTTACTTTTGTTTGTCCCACTGAAATTATTGCTTTCTCTGATCGTGCCGCTGAATTCCGCAACATTGGCTGTGAGGTCATTGCCTGCTCCACAGACAGTCAATACACCCATTTGGCCTGGATCAATACCCCACGCAAGCAAGGTGGTCTGGGTGAAATGGATATTCCCTTGTTGGCTGATAAATCCATGAAAATTGCCCGCGACTATGGTGTATTGGATGAAGATACTGGCATACCATTCCGTGGTCTCTTCATCATTGACAAAAATCAAGTGTTGCGCCAAAAGACCATTAATGATTTGCCTGTAGGCCGCAATGTTGATGAAACATTGCGCCTTGTGCAGGCATTTCAGTTCACCGATGAACATGGTGAAGTCTGCCCAGCTAACTGGAAGCCCGGACAAAAAACCATGGTCGCCGATCCCAAGAAGTCTCAAGAATATTTTGCTGCCGCTTCATAA